Proteins from one Thalassophryne amazonica chromosome 20, fThaAma1.1, whole genome shotgun sequence genomic window:
- the ptpn2b gene encoding tyrosine-protein phosphatase non-receptor type 2, with the protein MDQDFEEMDSEGRWQKLYLEIRTQSHECSYKVAKYPENRNRNRYRDVSPFDHSRVKLENTENDYINASLVVMEEAQRSYILTQGPLRNTCGHFWLMIWEQKTKAVIMLNRVIEKGSEQCAQYWPTAEEKELAFRDTRFLIKLLSEDIKSYYTTRVLELQNINTGEKRNIYHFHYTTWPDFGVPESPASFLNFLFEVRESGALGVDHGPAVVHCSAGIGRSGTFSLVDTCLVLMDKRKDPSSVDIKSILLDMRKYRMGLIQTPDQLRFSYMAVLEGARHNKDNSSSQKPWRELSNDNHEPISDSSHSKQPQAKCPSERYNGSQKAGQQGEAGDYKQDGKISTQTSSKEQELDSSTTNKRRREDSFSKSGTAKMTQSKNRTSDSEKKRKRMKTGDC; encoded by the exons ATGGATCAGGATTTTGAAGAAATGGACTCAGAGGGCCGCTGGCAAAAACTGTATCTA GAAATCAGGACTCAGTCTCATGAGTGCTCCTACAAAGTGGCAAAATATCCAGAGAATCGCAATCGCAACAGATACAGAGATGTCAGTCCAT TTGATCACAGTCGGGTGAAGCTGGAGAACACAGAAAACGACTACATCAACGCTAGTCTGGTTGTGATGGAAGAAGCCCAGAGAAGTTACATATTGACTCAG GGCCCTCTCAGGAACACCTGCGGCCATTTTTGGCTCATGATCTGGGAGCAGAAGACCAAAGCAGTGATAATGCTCAACAGAGTCATAGAGAAAGGCTCG GAACAATGTGCACAGTACTGGCCAACAGCTGAGGAGAAGGAACTGGCCTTCAGAGACACGCGTTTCTTGATCAAACTACTGTCAGAAGACATCAAGTCTTATTACACCACCAGAGTGTTGGAGTTGCAGAATATAAAT ACAGGGGAGAAAAGAAACATCTACCACTTTCATTACACCACTTGGCCTGACTTTGGTGTCCCAGAGTCTCCAGCATCCTTCCTGAACTTCCTCTTTGAAGTGCGAGAGTCGGGTGCTTTGGGGGTCGATCACGGGCCAGCCGTGGTGCACTGCAGTGCTGGAATTGGACGATCAGGAACGTTCTCATTAGTTGATACGTGTCTGGTTCTG ATGGATAAGAGGAAGGATCCTTCCTCAGTGGACATTAAAAGCATCCTTTTGGACATGAGGAAGTACCGCATGGGCCTCATACAGACCCCTGACCAGCTGCGCTTTTCCTACATGGCTGTGCTTGAAGGAGCCAGGCACAACAAAGACAACTCCTCTTCACAG AAGCCGTGGCGGGAGTTGTCGAATGATAACCATGAGCCAATATCGGACTCTTCGCATTCAAAGCAGCCTCAAGCCAAATGTCCCTCAGAGCGATACAACGGCAGCCAAAAGGCTGGGCAACAGGGAGAGGCAGGAGACTACAAGCAAGATGGAAAAATATCCACTCAGACCTCCAGCAAGGAACAGGAGCTGGACAGCAGCACAACAAA CAAGCGACGCAGAGAAGACAGTTTCTCCAAATCAGGTACAGCCAAGATGACCCAAAGCAAGAACAGGACAAGTGACTcagaaaagaagagaaaaag